A single region of the Drosophila takahashii strain IR98-3 E-12201 chromosome 2R, DtakHiC1v2, whole genome shotgun sequence genome encodes:
- the LOC108062477 gene encoding uncharacterized protein, whose translation MGVVNMDCFMIVPLVNPVVRVQVFVKDYSNQYKPFLVDVTVKMCEVIEKRNFIPYGVIMWKLFKRFTNVNHSCPFSGQLTARDGYLDTSLLPPFPQGLYQISLIVTDMKAYVGTMKFFIQAMEQIKSKKPSRS comes from the exons ATGGGTGTGGTAAACATGGATTGCTTCATGATTGTGCCTTTAGTAAATCCAGTT GTTCGAGTGCAGGTTTTTGTGAAGGACTACAGCAATCAGTACAAGCCTTTTCTAGTCGACGTTACCGTTAAAATGTGCGAGGTGATCGAAAAAAGGAACTTCATTCCCTATGGCGTCATCATGTGGAAGTTGTTTAAGCGCTTTACTAATGTGAACCACTCCTGCCCATTTTCG GGCCAGCTAACAGCTCGAGACGGGTACCTGGACACCAGTCTTCTTCCGCCGTTTCCCCAAGGACTCTACCAAATAAGTTTAATAGTTACGGATATGAAGGCGTATGTAGGGACTATGAAGTTCTTCATACAAGCCATGGAACAGATTAAAAGCAAGAAACCTTCTAGATCATAA